Genomic DNA from Nomascus leucogenys isolate Asia chromosome 10, Asia_NLE_v1, whole genome shotgun sequence:
ACACAGCCAGAGTGCCCCGTGCAGTGAGAGCCGCTGTCCTGCAGCGAAGAGGCCCTCCCGGCTGGCCACCTTTCTTGGGTTTCTCTCTGCAAGCCTGCCCCGGGCTCCCTCTCTCTTCCCGAGTCATTTGCAGTTCCCACCCGGACTACTTCTCTGCCTCAGGGCTTTTGCCTAGGCTGTTTACTCTGCCTGAAAtctgtttctccctcttttttcacCCCTTCTACCAGTGGCCCAGGACTTAACCAGGATACAGTTCCTTTTGGGAAACTGTCTCTGGACCCCCATGTCCCACCACCGCCTGTTCCTCTCCATCCCATTTCACTTGGATTGGTTGTGAGCCCACGACGGTGTCAGGGACGATGCTTTAGAAGGATGGGATATGGCCTGCAGCCTTCTGATCAGTGGGGAGGTAGCAGGGTCTGCACTCTATCCCCAGCTGCGATGCCAGTCCCACCTGTGCCCGTCAGAAGGGTGGCATGAGTCCCCTGCCCCTTTTCTGGGAGGGCCCTTTCTCTGGGCAGACGGGAAAGGTATTAATACACTCACAGAACACCAGCTTTTGTTAATGCCATCTACCGCACATGACCCGTCAAACCCTCCCAGCCACCTTGGGAAGTAGTATTAGCAGCAGcatcaccccattttacagaggaggaagcagaggccgAGTGGTGAAGCTCCTCTCCCAAGCTCCCATGAAAGTAATGAGCTCCAAGCACCTATCATGTACCTCACCCCCTACTGAGCCCCCTGGCGCCTCCATTCCTTGAGGCTACCTTGGAGACCTGGCATGATCATGacccccattctacagatgggaaaactgaggctcagctggGCAAACTACATGCCCAGGGCCATTCCATCTGCCTCCTGGaactccaccaccaccactctcCACACCCCCTCAGCCCCGGGAAAGCCGTGGGCTGCCCTTGGGAAGGTCTCAGGACCAGGGAGGGGCTATGGATGGGGGCAGGAGTCTGCCCGCCATGGCCCTCCTTCCCCATGGCAGGGCCAGTTGTGTCTACTTACAGTGGGGACAGTCAGCCTGTAGCACAGAGCGTACCCTTCAGCCCCATGCAGGCAGCTCACTAAAAAGGCAGCAGCAGCCATGCTGGCCTTTCAGGTGAACAGTAGACTCAAGGAGGGGCCAGGAAGCAAGAGGCAGCAGCTCGCCCTGGCGCTAAGCCCCATCTGCCGTGTTCACATAGTAGCACGCTTAACCAGCCCATGAGGTGGGCAGGGGGTCATCATCCCGTTTCACAGGTGAGGAAGGGAGGCACAGGGAGGATAAAAGGGTTAGAAGGAAGGAATGTCCCCCAGAGTGGTGACAGAATGAAAGATGATACCAAGCACTGGCAGGTTGTGGGGCCACTGGAACTCCTGTGCTCTGCGGGTGGGAGTGTAGCCTGGCATGGTCTCACGAATAAATGGTCAGGCATTTTCTCCCAAAGCCGGGCAGGGGCATCTCCCCTGAGACCTAGAAATTCCATTCCTGAGTATATATCCAACAGAACTCTGCATACACTATAGGGGCCATGGcactgtatttatttacttttatttttttgagacaaagtcttgctctatctgccaggctggaatgcaatggcacagtcacagctcactgcagcctccaactcctgggctcaggtgatcctcccacctcagcctccaaagtagctaggactacaggcatgcaccataatgcttggcttttttttttttttttttcccataaagatgaggtcttgctgtgtcgcccaggctgatcttgaactcctgggctcaagtgatccttccacttcagctgcccaaagtgctgggattacaggtgtgagccacctcacccagctagaaacaacccaaatgccatcAAGAATAGAAaggatgggccaggtgcagtggctcatgcctgtaatcccagcactttgggaggctgaggcaggaggatcacttgagctcaggagtttgagactggcctggccaacgtggcacaaccctgtctctgcaaaaaatacaaaaattagccaggcctggtagcgCATGCctaggatcacttgagtctaggaggtcgaggctgtagtgagccatgactgcaccactgcactccagcctgggtgacagagcaagaccctgtctctaaaagaacaGAAACGATGAATAGATTGCGGCATAGTCACACAACAAATACCATACAGCAATGAAACAGACCAGACTACTCCCCACACAGCCACCCGGATGACTCTCTCATAGTATGAAGTGATAGAAGCCAGGTGCAAATGAGTACATACTGTAGAATTCCATCTTACCACGTACACAAACCAGGCACAACCAGTCCATGTCAGAAGTCAGGATAGTGGTTAGTGTGGTGTGGTTAGAGACTGGGAGGGGCCCAGGGACCCTACAGGGGATTAGCAATGTCCTGTCTCCTGGCCTGGGTACCATAAAACAGGTGTGTTCCTTTTGTGAAAGTTCATCAAGCTTATGATGCAGGCAGTTCCCTGCACTTTACACTTAAATTcgatgttttaaaatgtagaaggaataaggagtaaaatgaatgagaaatgagTGGAGGGGGCAGGACTCGTGAGCCCTGTGGGGAGAGGTGGGCGTGGCCTCCTGATGGGCCCTCACATCTGTTTCCTCCCGCAGGCGAGGCGGTGGCCAGCGCCATGCATTCCTCCCGCTACCCGAGCCCAGCAGAACTGGACGCCTATGCCGAGAAGGTGGCCAACAGCCCGCTGTCCATCAAGATCTTCCCCACCAACATCCGTGTGCCCCAGCACAAGCACCTCAGCCGCACAGTCAATGGCTATGACACCAGTGGCCAGCGCTACAGCCCCTACCCGCAGCACACTGCTGGCTACCAGGGCCTTCTGGCCATCGTCAAGGCCGCGGTTTCCTCCTCCAGCACGGCCGCACCAGCTGGGCCCGCCAAAAGTGTGCTCAAGAGCGCCGAGGGCAAGCGGACCAAGCTGTCACCGGCCGCCGTGCAGGTGGGCATTGCGCCCTACCCAGTGCCCAGCACTCTGGGGCCCTTGGCCTACCCCAAGCCACCTGAGGCGCTTGCTCCACCACCTGGCCTACCTGCAGCCGCCACTGCTGCCTCCGTCATCCCCCTGCCAGGCCGGGGCCTGCCCCTGCCACCTTCCAACCTGCCCTCCATCCACAGCCTCCTCTACCAGCTCAACCAGCAGTGCCAGGCCCCGGGTGCCGCACCCCCTGCCTGCCAGGGCGTGGCTGTTCCCCATCCCAGCCCTGCCAAGCACGGCCCAGTGCCCAGCTTCCCCAGCATGGCCTACTCGGCCGCAGCCGGTCTGTCCGACTGCCGGAAAGGCACTGAGCTGGGCCAGGGAGCCACCCAAGCCTTGACGTTGGCTGGGGCCGCCAAGCCTGCAGGGTACACAGACAGCGGCCTGGATTACCTGCTATGGCCGCAGAAACCGCCCCCACCGCCGCCCCAGCCACTGCGTGCCTACAGTGGGAGCACGGTGGCCAGCAAGTCCCCTGAGGCTTGCGGGGGCCGGGCATATGAGCGGGCCAGCGGGTCACCCCTCAACTGTGGCGTGGGGCTGCCCACCAGCTTCACCGTGGGCCAGTACTTTGCGGCCCCCTGGAACAGTGTGCTGGTGACCCCCACCAGCGACTGCTACAACCCGGCAGCAGCGGTGGCGGTCACGGAGCTGGGGCCAGGGGCAGCCCGGGAGCTGGCTGGGCCCCCTGCAGATGCCCTCTCGGGCCTGCCCAGCAAGAGTGTGTGCAACACATCGGTGCTGAGCAGCAGCCTGCAGTCACTGGAGTATCTCATCAACGACATCCGGCCGCCCTGCATCAAGGAGCAGATGCTGGGCAAGGGCTATGAGACGGTGGCTGTGCCCCGGCTACTCGACCACCAGCATGCCCACATCCGCCTACCCGTCTACAGATAAGGCCTGCCCTGCGGACATACGGACATGCGGACGGGGCGCGGAGCCAGGAGGCAGGCCGCCGAACAGGGTGGGCAGCTCATAGGGGCGCTCAGCCCCACCCTGTGCCTGCTGATGCCCACAGGGGAGCCAGGCTGGCTGCCGCCTCACTGCGGCCGGATGGAGGGTGGCAGGGCAACCTCACATACCAAGGCCCCCCCCCCACCATTGGTTGCCCCAGGACACAGTGAGGGCCTGGGGGCAGCCACTGACGCCCATGCCTTCCTTTATCTaagctggcagaggcagggagagagaaacCACTCAAAAACAGGAATGGTTCTTTCTGGGCCTCCTGGGACAGGGGCCCAGACCAAGGTGGGGTGCAGGAGGAAACAGGTGCACCAGAGTCAGGGTGGGGGCAGAGCAGCCCCCCAGGGGTCAGGCAGCTGTGTCTCCCCACACTGGCTCCCCAGTATTCTGGAAAAGGGGCACAGGAGGCCGATAGGAAGTCACTGGGCCCAAAGTGTCTCCCCACCAGCCAGGTGAAGACCACTCTGACAGAGGCCCCAGGGACTAGACCAGTCCCCCTGTTCCTccttcccctacccccaccaTTCCTTCCTAACACAGAGTTGCACCCCCATCCCCATTCTCCAAACCCCGGACTACcatcttcccccttccctccaatACATCTTATAGGGCTGCTGGGTACAGTTGTTCAGGCTGTGCACTGCACAAGGGCACCTTGTCCAAGGAGACACCACTTTCACccaaatttgtatatttattacaattttCTGCATCTTGAGGAAGGGGCATCCTTTTCCTGTTCGCACAAAGGCACCACAGGGGCTAACAATGGGCCTGAAATCTTAGATCCCATTCAGAGAGAACCTCCCTTGCCTTCTTCGAGGGATCTCTTGGGACCCTCTTGGTTTTAACTGGGAGGCCCAATCCAACTCCTTTCCTGCAAACCACCCTCCAAGGCCTGTCCCACACGATCAAGGCGGGGAAAGATAGGCAGGAGTCCCCTCATGAAGTCCTCAAGTCCTGGCCCCTCTGGCGCTCTGGAAGCGGTACTGTATCTCTCTCCAAGGCCTGTTCAAGCACTAAGTGCATTTACAAATCTctgagaatgttttttttttatactaaAATTGACCATTATATTCTACTGTGAGAAGTGCAGTCTGcactatattgttttaaaaacgaagagaaagaaaaaaaaaggaaaacacagatgGTGTCTCAGCTGTCGGGTTGCTTTTGTAGCTGTTGTtttcgttttctttcttcctccccttaGGAGTGAAAGGGGCTGTCTCCTCCCAGCTGACCAGGCTTGCAGCCCGGGAGGGAAGCAGGCCAGGAACCTCCGGGTACCTCCTGTGCGTGGAGCATCCTGCCCTCAGTGCTTCCCCTAGTCCAGCCCTTTCGAGATGGACATAGTCGTTTAGCACACAGGCTGATGGCTGCTAGGTCAGGGCCAGCAATCGATCCCTAGAGCGGCAGAGACAGAACCAGACGAGGGCCCTCTTCCTCATTCCCTTCATGGTGGTCCCGGGGGGGGCGGGGGCATCTCCCCTCCATCACAATTTCTTCCCAGCTCTTCCTCTGTGCCTGGCATGCTCCAAGGGGCCATGGTGGCAGTGGGGCTGGGGACAGGCCACAGTGGCTAGGCAGCAGCCATCTCCATGGCCAACCCCATCTCAGCCAGGCCAGACATCCCAGTGCCCACCCACCCCCTGCTCTGGTGCCTGGGGATTGGCAGGAGACCACTCCTGCCCCAGGGAGCTCAGCATTTATTAGGCCTTGACTGTGGACCAGGCATTTTCCTACATACTGTGTCTTGCCAGAGCCTCACAACACCCTTGCAGGGTGGGAGGCGTTCGAGAGGAAAAAACTAAGACGTGTAGCAATCTGTGCGAGGTCACACGGCAAATCTGTGGGAAGCTGGGGTTCAAACCTCACAGCATGGACTCTTCCCTGTGTCCCGTTCCTGCCTTCGCCTCTTCCCAGCTCTTCTCCCCCAGCCTCCTAGCCCAATATCAGGGCCAGAGGAACTGGAGAACTTCCGGCTAAGGCAGGCCTCCCCTCCCATTCACAGAGCCCTGCCAGGGTGGCTGGCAATGGTGAAGTCCAGGGCAGAGGGGACGCCTTGGATTCGACTCTGCAGAGGGTGGTCCACCTCCCTGAGACCAGGCATCCAGGTCGGGCAGCACATACTACCCAgtccacagaagaggaaacagaggctccGAGAGGAAGGGACTGTGTCCAGGGTGGGACCCAGGCCCTTCTGCACTGGGTCAACGAGCCAAGCACATCACCCCAGCCCCTGGGGAGCAGGAGCCGGGCCCTGCAGGGTGAGGAGCTGGGAAAGGCAGAGCTGCATGGAAGGCTGCCAGGAATCATCACAAATTGGACACAACTAGTATAAACAGCAATTGACAGAGTGCTTTTCTGACCTCACTTGAGTCTATCAGGTAAATGATAaaatcatgcccattttacagatgaggacacaacCTGACTAACGGCCACGAGGATGTTGAGAGGGAGCCAGGTGTTCTGGCTgcaagccccacccccacccccattcatAATCAAAGCCCGCCTGAGTGCATCTGGAACCCAGGGGAGCCTGGACGGGGCAAGCCCAACAGGCCCAGCCTCTGCAGTGGGCTAGACTTGGGTTCCAATCCTGATAATGCCACTGTGAGTGACCCTAACCAATCCATTTCCTAAGGGGGCGGCACCAGAACCCGAGAGGGAATTCAAGCAGAGAAAAGCACAGTGTGAGCACTCGGGAGGGAGTGGGGCAGGAAACCAAGGTCTAGGGCCAGGTGTTACACTGGGAGGTGGCCTATGGCTCAGCTGTTCCCAGGCACCACCACTGGGGTCACCTAGGTCCCCATGTCCTTGGTCAACTGCCAGGCGTCCCCACACTGGGATATCAGGAGAGGGGAAACGGGAGAGGCTGGAGCCACTCTCCATGCTGGGTCCCTCATATTTGGATATCAGGGCAAAGGACGCACCTGCTATCCTGGAAAAACCTCCTCATCCTCCACAGGGTGGGgtctgtgtgtgtggcgtgtaGGGGCGCATGGCACAATCCGGGTCTGGGCCCAGGAACCCAGCTGGGGCTCTAGCCCTGAATCCCTGTGcctccttgggcctcagtttccctatctagAAACTGGGCTGGCTGATCTCAAAGTGCCCTTTGGTGGCCATTCTAGCATGGTTTCTTTATACAACCAATCCCCTTTGATTACCACATTGATGGGGAAGGACAGGTGACCAAAGCATTGCTATCGCTGCTACAATTACTGAGATCTCACACTTACTACAGGCAGACCGGATACCAGGCTCGGGGCTAAACGTTACTAGTTCCTCACAACCACTTGGCGCAACAGAGGTGCATGCACCCACATTACAGACAAGGTTAGTGAGACCCACAGAAGTGCAATCactttgcccaaagtcacacagctgaggATGACGAATGGAGAAGTGGCTGGGATAGAACACAGGCCTGTCTGATTCTGAGTCCGCCGAGTTCCCAGCTGCAACCCTTTGCAGAGAATAGAAAACAACTGTCAACCACCAAATGTGGCCAATTTGGCTCCAGAACCCAGGCCCAGCCTTGGATCCCAGAGCCCCGGCTGCCCAGATGTCCCCGTGGGTGGGGGAGAAAGAGGGGAGAAGCCACCAGCTCATCCAGGCCCCGGGCGGGAGCTGCAGTCCTTCTCTAGGTCTCTATTCTGACACTAGGACCCTTTTCTATTTAGCTGTCCTGGGCTCACACCCTTTACCACGgagctgtccaatacagtagccagtGTGCAGAAAACCTCGGCTATCACTTCCTGTCATAGTGACCATTAGAAGATCACCCCAGGTCAGAGACAGGTGACCTTACAGAGAGATCAGAGCTGCCCCAGAAGGCCACGGGGGCTCGGCGCAGATTTGGATAGACGAAGCTATGTTAGTAGACACTCACCTTTCCAGGATGGTTCTGTGTTTTCTTCACTCACATCCCTGTCTTTAGATCACAGCCCCATTTCTGGagcaaggaaactgagacaagTTCCAACTTCTGAACTTACCATCCAAACAGCGACTCCTAACTTTGTCCTACTCGGCTCCCTCGGCTGCAGCCTGGACTCCTTCACGCCCAGCTCCACGTCTGCCCAGCACCACTGCGCCTGCCCATCCCTCCTGGGTGCTCTTAAAGGGCCCACACCCCGTCCCACCCCCAACGTTGGCCGGAGAAGGTGGGGTCTGGCCAGCGCGATAGGTGAGAGCGAGGTACTAAAGGTTTTCTGTTTAAATTGCCACCATCACCAGCTCGCCAGCgagtggcagggggagggggaggggaggaggcaagAAAACTGAACTTAGTATCCCACTGACTCCACATGTGACCCTGGGTGACTTGtgtgcctctctgagcctcaatttccagATCTGTTGAAGGAAGTGGTGGCACCTGGAGGAGTGAGGTGGCATCAGATGATGTGTGGTCAAGATGATAGGGCAGATTCGTCCTGTAAGAGGACCCCTCTGAGTGCTGTGGGATGTAGTTGTCTGAGGGTCAGACAGAACTCGTTCCATCCTGAggctgtgtgcaggtgtgtgtggcctcaggcaagtgATCACTCCTGAGTCACCTATTtcccaactgtaaaatgaggctcCAACGGGGAGCTGTGGCTCATACgggtaaccccagcactttgggaagcaaaggctggaggatcacttgagcccaggagttcaagaccagcttgggcagtaTCATGAGACCCCTATCTGTACAAACAATTttaagattagctgggtgtggtgtgtgcctgtagtcccagctacacagaaggctgaggtgggaggatcacttgagcccaggaggtcgaggctgcagtgagccatgatcgcaccactgcactacagcctgggcaacagaacaagacctcgtctcataaaataaaataaaatgaggctaatattttaatgtatataccATGTGAGGTTTAACTTAGGAGATAGGTGGTCAAATCCCCTGGGTAGCACAGAGCCATTAGGTAAAAGACATACAACAAAGGTGGAGTATTCCCTTCCTCGCCTAGTGCAGCTGACTTCCAAGTCACCTTGGAAAGTGGGTTTCCCAGTCAAAAGAGTGAGAAACAGATGCCTATCCTGGCTGTTGGAGATACACAAATCGCATTAACATATTAAAGATGCTAACAGATCCTGCAGGCAAGATtcccttttaacttttttgcagtggcacagtctcggctcactgtaacctctgccttccaggttcaagcggttctcctgcctcagcctcccgagtagctgggattacaggcatgtgccactacgcccggctaatttttgtatttttagtagagatggggttttgccatgttgaccaggctggtctcaaactcctgacctcaagtgatccgcctgccttgaaggcctcccaaagtgctgggattacaggcatgagccaccatgcccagcccccttttAGCTTTAATCAGCATTTCCCTAACTTTTTTGACCACGTAAGTTTTTGTTTCCATCTATTTACACCCCATGGAACAAACAGGACTTCAGGAAATGCTGAGTCCTGCCTCTTGTATTGCAATTGGGGAAACTGGGTAAGTCCTTtctcctctctggacctcagtttccccaattaCACTGCAAGGACTCATAATGAGTTTGTGGCAGAGCAAGGACTGGAACCCAATCCTGACCTGGGTGGCTGGGTCTCATTTCTAGTACACCCTAACTAGTCCTGTCCATCGTATTGAATTAGGCACAAAAGAAGGGGAAGGCCCTCAGGGAAAAGGAAGAAGCCACATTTGAGAAGTAGGGATGAGTACTCTTATTTTGaaagagaggaaactgaggttcagagaggggaGGCAACTTGCCTGAAGGCACACAGCAACTGGGTCCTGAACTCTCCAGAGGCAGTCGAAGCCGCCTTCTCTCCTTCTTGGGGTGAGGGTacgagggtgggggtgggatatTTCCTGTCTCAAAGCCTCAGGGCACACGCAACAGGGTGCTCACAGGGAGTCTTCCTGACCACATCCCCAGGTTCCAAGCTTCCTTCTGAACCCCTCTAAGGAGGCCCGAGTGTGACGACAGCGGCCCCTGGTGACCAATCTCCAGGACCTCAGCAGCCCCACCCTGTGCTAGCCAAGGGCAGATCTGTGGGATCCAGGGGGTGTACCCCCAAAACTAAGGGGTGCCAATGGGGACTCTCTAATGTCACTAAGAACCTTGAGGTGCTAAGAAGACCCTAAGCTGAGATGTGCGAACCTGGGTTTGAGTCCCTGCTCCAAACCCCAACCTCTCCTGCCCTTACCTGTTAGAAGCCATTACAGCCTGCTGCTATGGAGAAATAGAATGTGGGCCTGCTTTGGAAAGGCCAAAAA
This window encodes:
- the FAM222A gene encoding protein FAM222A, with the protein product MLACLQRTQNPPGQHLACPSKSLELRKCEAVASAMHSSRYPSPAELDAYAEKVANSPLSIKIFPTNIRVPQHKHLSRTVNGYDTSGQRYSPYPQHTAGYQGLLAIVKAAVSSSSTAAPAGPAKSVLKSAEGKRTKLSPAAVQVGIAPYPVPSTLGPLAYPKPPEALAPPPGLPAAATAASVIPLPGRGLPLPPSNLPSIHSLLYQLNQQCQAPGAAPPACQGVAVPHPSPAKHGPVPSFPSMAYSAAAGLSDCRKGTELGQGATQALTLAGAAKPAGYTDSGLDYLLWPQKPPPPPPQPLRAYSGSTVASKSPEACGGRAYERASGSPLNCGVGLPTSFTVGQYFAAPWNSVLVTPTSDCYNPAAAVAVTELGPGAARELAGPPADALSGLPSKSVCNTSVLSSSLQSLEYLINDIRPPCIKEQMLGKGYETVAVPRLLDHQHAHIRLPVYR